In the Pseudothauera hydrothermalis genome, one interval contains:
- the draG gene encoding ADP-ribosyl-[dinitrogen reductase] hydrolase produces MAGESARVLRGEMIDDTHPPEPAELPSAVVEQLIDRACGVMLGLAIGDALGATVEFMTSREIAAQYGVHKRIVGGGWLRLPAGEVTDDTTMTFALAKAWLAAGGPPTAQQCAAAFDAWMRARPVDIGNTVRRGILRWRLHGSAQAPYSSDAGNGGAMRCAAVALATLGAAEADIAAAALAQARVTHHNRLTDAATVALVRMVHAALAGRGLGGVLNIAHALAADHPEFAFRTKRCDNPSGYIVDTMRAVCQAIDNNDGFAAVLIDVVNRGGDADTTGAIAGMVMGALVGESGLPSAWRRALRLEVRREAITLACALLELAPAMRQGGLQIV; encoded by the coding sequence GTGGCAGGCGAAAGCGCCCGAGTGCTGCGCGGTGAGATGATCGACGATACGCATCCGCCCGAGCCCGCAGAGCTGCCATCGGCGGTGGTCGAGCAGTTGATCGACCGCGCCTGTGGCGTCATGCTCGGGCTGGCCATCGGCGATGCGCTAGGCGCCACGGTCGAATTCATGACTTCGCGCGAAATCGCCGCGCAGTATGGCGTGCACAAGCGCATCGTCGGCGGCGGCTGGTTGCGCCTGCCTGCGGGCGAAGTCACCGACGACACCACCATGACCTTTGCCTTGGCAAAGGCCTGGCTTGCTGCCGGCGGTCCGCCTACCGCGCAGCAATGCGCCGCGGCTTTTGACGCATGGATGCGTGCCAGGCCGGTGGACATCGGCAACACCGTGCGGCGCGGTATCCTGCGCTGGCGTTTGCACGGCAGCGCGCAAGCGCCATACTCCAGCGACGCCGGCAACGGTGGGGCGATGCGCTGCGCCGCGGTGGCGCTGGCGACCTTGGGCGCGGCTGAAGCGGATATTGCCGCGGCGGCGCTCGCCCAGGCCCGCGTCACCCACCATAACCGGCTCACCGATGCGGCTACCGTCGCCCTGGTGCGCATGGTGCACGCCGCCTTGGCAGGCCGCGGTCTCGGGGGCGTGCTCAACATTGCTCATGCATTGGCGGCCGATCACCCTGAATTCGCCTTTCGCACAAAGCGTTGCGACAATCCAAGCGGATACATCGTCGATACGATGCGTGCCGTCTGCCAAGCCATCGACAACAATGACGGCTTTGCGGCGGTGCTCATCGATGTAGTCAATCGCGGCGGCGATGCCGACACCACCGGCGCAATCGCCGGTATGGTCATGGGTGCGCTGGTCGGCGAGTCCGGCTTGCCGAGCGCATGGCGGCGCGCGCTGCGTTTGGAGGTCAGACGTGAGGCGATAACACTGGCCTGCGCGCTGCTGGAACTGGCCCCGGCGATGCGCCAGGGCGGTCTGCAGATCGTCTAG
- a CDS encoding SIR2 family protein, producing METHFADIRAALQRGTVVPVLGPEVLADVTHRQTGRKIPASSDELILAINNGQPMAPRLMYEFPRAAMNIELKRGRSALLRSLMQIYADTGWREAAVHRWVAEQNLPYVIDLNRDAGLQTLYADRPHTLIVGVARIAGGLRYKLYRYDGQCYQAAADQQAIDLDAPILFKPCGTPYPEAQWIASDADYVDYITELMGGFAIPPYLKARRRGLQYLVLGTRLNRDTTRMLLSEFMHGAALPAGWALIPEPNDKERRFCARLGLELVQADVRELVGMGEGPQCLHTARADASVPAN from the coding sequence ATGGAAACCCACTTTGCCGACATCCGCGCCGCACTGCAGCGCGGCACCGTCGTTCCCGTTCTTGGTCCCGAAGTGTTGGCCGATGTCACCCATCGACAGACCGGGCGCAAGATTCCGGCCAGCAGCGACGAACTGATCCTGGCCATCAACAATGGTCAGCCGATGGCGCCGCGCCTGATGTATGAATTTCCCCGCGCTGCGATGAACATCGAGCTCAAGCGCGGCCGCAGCGCCTTGCTGCGCAGCCTGATGCAGATCTACGCAGACACCGGCTGGCGCGAGGCTGCGGTACATCGCTGGGTGGCCGAACAGAACCTGCCTTATGTGATCGATCTGAACCGCGACGCCGGACTGCAGACCCTCTACGCCGACCGTCCGCACACGCTGATCGTGGGGGTGGCCCGTATCGCCGGCGGTTTGCGCTATAAGCTCTACCGTTATGACGGGCAGTGCTACCAGGCTGCCGCGGATCAGCAGGCAATCGACCTGGATGCGCCGATCCTCTTCAAGCCGTGCGGCACGCCCTATCCCGAAGCACAGTGGATTGCCTCGGATGCCGATTATGTGGATTACATTACCGAACTGATGGGCGGATTCGCCATTCCGCCTTACCTCAAAGCACGGCGCCGCGGGCTGCAATACTTGGTGCTGGGCACTCGCCTGAACCGCGACACTACCCGTATGTTGCTATCGGAATTCATGCACGGCGCAGCGCTGCCGGCCGGCTGGGCGCTGATTCCCGAACCCAATGACAAGGAGCGTCGTTTCTGCGCGCGGCTCGGCCTGGAGCTGGTGCAGGCCGATGTGCGCGAATTGGTCGGTATGGGCGAAGGGCCGCAATGTTTACACACGGCCCGCGCCGATGCATCCGTCCCCGCTAACTGA
- a CDS encoding 4Fe-4S binding protein, giving the protein MSLSINDLCVGCYACEPLCPNAAIGASAESGRAVFFINPDKCTECLGDYDLPQCAEICPIEGAIVDEYGEPLNPPGSLTGIPVHLLDLSREGECRM; this is encoded by the coding sequence ATGAGTTTGAGCATCAACGATTTGTGCGTGGGCTGCTACGCCTGCGAGCCGCTATGCCCCAATGCGGCCATCGGCGCTTCGGCAGAGAGCGGGCGTGCGGTGTTTTTCATCAACCCGGACAAGTGCACCGAATGTCTGGGCGATTACGACTTGCCGCAGTGTGCCGAAATCTGCCCGATCGAAGGCGCCATTGTGGATGAATACGGCGAGCCGCTGAACCCACCGGGTTCGCTCACCGGCATTCCGGTTCATTTGCTGGATCTTTCCAGAGAAGGCGAATGCCGGATGTGA
- the nifK gene encoding nitrogenase molybdenum-iron protein subunit beta, producing the protein MQIVDDIKPCYPLFRDDDYKTSLKNKQDLFEEKVPDDKIAETFEWTTTKEYQELNFAREALTINPAKACQPLGAVLCALGFEKTLPYVHGSQGCVAYFRTYFNRHFKEPIACVSDSMTEDAAVFGGQKNMFDGLENAKALYKPEMIAVSTTCMAEVIGDDLNAFINNAKKEGHIAQDFPVPFAHTPSFVGSHTTGWDNMFEGIARYFTLNHMEGKAPGSNGKLNFVPGFETYLGNYRVIARMMKEMGVEATILSNPSEVLDTPSDGQYRMYAGGTTMDEMKDAPNAYTTILLQPWQLEKTKKFVENTWNHEVPKLNIPMGLAWTDEFLMKVSEITGKPIPASLELERGRLIDMMQDSHTWLHGKKFALYGDPDFVMGLTKFLLELGAEPLHVLSNNANKRWGKAMDKLLASSPYGANAKVYVGNDLWHLRSLCFTEKPDFLIGNSYGKYIQRDTAFKGPQFEVPLIRLGFPIFDRHHLHRMTTLGYEGAMYILTTLVNAVLEKLDDETRGMGTTDYNYDLIR; encoded by the coding sequence ATGCAGATCGTTGACGACATCAAGCCCTGCTACCCGCTGTTTCGCGACGACGACTACAAAACGTCGCTGAAGAACAAGCAGGACCTGTTCGAAGAGAAGGTGCCCGACGACAAGATCGCCGAAACCTTCGAGTGGACCACCACTAAGGAATACCAGGAACTCAACTTCGCCCGCGAAGCGCTCACCATCAACCCCGCCAAGGCCTGCCAGCCGCTGGGCGCGGTGCTGTGCGCGCTGGGTTTCGAGAAGACCCTGCCCTATGTGCATGGTTCGCAGGGTTGCGTGGCCTACTTCCGCACCTACTTCAACCGCCACTTCAAGGAGCCGATCGCCTGCGTGTCCGACTCCATGACTGAGGACGCAGCGGTGTTCGGCGGCCAGAAAAACATGTTCGACGGTCTGGAAAACGCCAAGGCACTGTACAAGCCGGAGATGATCGCGGTGTCGACCACCTGCATGGCGGAAGTCATCGGCGACGACCTCAATGCCTTCATCAACAACGCCAAGAAGGAAGGGCATATCGCCCAGGATTTCCCGGTGCCGTTTGCCCACACCCCGTCTTTCGTCGGCAGCCATACCACCGGCTGGGACAATATGTTCGAGGGCATTGCGCGCTACTTCACCCTCAACCACATGGAGGGCAAGGCCCCCGGTTCCAACGGCAAGCTCAATTTCGTACCGGGGTTCGAGACCTATCTGGGCAATTACCGCGTCATCGCCCGGATGATGAAAGAAATGGGCGTCGAAGCCACCATTCTCTCCAACCCATCGGAGGTGCTCGACACCCCGTCAGACGGCCAATACCGCATGTACGCGGGCGGCACCACCATGGATGAGATGAAGGACGCGCCCAACGCCTACACCACCATCCTGCTGCAACCCTGGCAACTGGAAAAAACCAAGAAATTTGTCGAAAACACTTGGAACCACGAAGTTCCGAAGCTCAACATCCCGATGGGGCTGGCCTGGACCGACGAGTTCCTGATGAAGGTCTCCGAGATCACCGGCAAGCCGATTCCGGCCTCGCTGGAACTCGAACGCGGGCGCTTGATCGACATGATGCAAGACAGCCATACCTGGCTGCACGGCAAGAAATTCGCGCTCTATGGCGACCCGGACTTCGTCATGGGCCTGACCAAGTTCCTGCTGGAACTGGGCGCCGAGCCGCTGCATGTGCTGTCCAACAACGCCAACAAACGCTGGGGCAAAGCGATGGACAAGTTGCTGGCCTCCAGCCCCTACGGGGCCAACGCCAAGGTGTATGTCGGCAACGACCTGTGGCATTTGCGCAGCCTGTGCTTTACCGAAAAGCCCGATTTTCTGATCGGCAACTCCTACGGCAAGTACATCCAGCGCGACACCGCCTTCAAGGGTCCGCAGTTCGAAGTGCCGCTGATCCGCCTCGGTTTTCCGATCTTCGACCGTCACCACCTGCACCGCATGACCACTCTGGGCTACGAGGGCGCGATGTACATCCTCACCACCTTGGTCAACGCCGTGTTGGAAAAACTCGACGACGAGACCCGCGGCATGGGCACCACCGACTACAACTACGACCTCATCCGCTAG
- the nifD gene encoding nitrogenase molybdenum-iron protein alpha chain, whose amino-acid sequence MSTLTREETESLIQEVLEVYPEKAKKDRAKHLAVNDHSIEQSKKCITSNRKSQPGVMTIRGCAYAGSRGVVWGPVKDMIHISHGPVGCGQYSRAGRRNYYVGTTGVNTFAEMNFTSDFQERDIVFGGDKKLAKIIQEIEQLFPLHKGISVQSECPIGLIGDDIEAVSKKAAKEINKVVVPVRCEGFRGVSQSLGHHIANDAIRDWVLSNRDGKPFESTPYDVTIIGDYNIGGDAWASRIILEEMGLRVIAQWSGDGTLAEMENTPKAKLNLLHCYRSMNYISRHMEEKYGIPWMEYNFFGPTKIEESLRRIAAFFDDKIKEGAERVIAKYKPMMEAVIAKYKPRLQGKRVMLYVGGLRPRHVIGAYEDLGMEVVGTGYEFAHNDDYDRTIKEMGNATLLYDDVTGFELEEFVKRIRPDLIGSGIKEKYIFQKMGIPFRQMHSWDYSGPYHGYDGFAIFARDMDMTLNNPCWGQQTPPWKKRAEADEVKAAA is encoded by the coding sequence ATGTCTACGCTCACCCGTGAAGAAACCGAGAGCCTGATTCAAGAGGTTCTCGAGGTTTATCCCGAAAAAGCCAAAAAGGACCGCGCCAAACATCTGGCGGTCAATGATCATTCCATCGAGCAGTCGAAAAAATGCATTACTTCCAACCGCAAGTCGCAGCCGGGCGTGATGACCATCCGCGGCTGTGCCTATGCCGGTTCGCGCGGCGTGGTGTGGGGGCCGGTCAAGGACATGATCCACATCTCCCACGGCCCGGTCGGCTGCGGTCAGTACTCGCGCGCCGGTCGGCGTAACTATTACGTCGGCACCACCGGCGTCAATACCTTTGCCGAGATGAACTTCACCTCGGATTTCCAAGAGCGGGACATCGTCTTCGGCGGCGACAAAAAACTCGCCAAGATCATCCAGGAAATCGAGCAACTGTTCCCGCTGCACAAGGGTATTTCGGTGCAGTCCGAATGCCCGATCGGTCTGATCGGCGACGACATCGAAGCGGTGTCCAAAAAGGCAGCCAAGGAAATCAACAAGGTCGTGGTGCCGGTGCGCTGCGAGGGTTTCCGCGGCGTGAGCCAGTCGCTGGGCCACCACATCGCCAACGACGCCATCCGCGATTGGGTGCTCAGCAACCGCGACGGCAAGCCATTCGAATCCACCCCTTATGATGTGACCATCATCGGCGACTACAACATCGGCGGCGACGCCTGGGCTTCCCGGATCATCCTGGAGGAGATGGGGCTGCGGGTAATCGCCCAGTGGTCGGGCGACGGCACGCTGGCCGAGATGGAGAACACGCCCAAAGCCAAGCTCAACCTGCTGCACTGCTACCGCTCGATGAACTACATCAGCCGGCACATGGAAGAAAAGTACGGCATCCCCTGGATGGAGTACAACTTCTTCGGCCCGACCAAGATCGAGGAGAGCCTGCGGCGCATTGCCGCCTTCTTCGACGACAAAATCAAGGAAGGCGCCGAGCGGGTGATCGCCAAGTACAAGCCGATGATGGAAGCGGTCATCGCCAAGTACAAGCCGCGTCTGCAAGGCAAGCGGGTCATGCTCTATGTCGGCGGTCTGCGTCCGCGTCATGTCATCGGCGCGTATGAAGATCTGGGTATGGAAGTAGTCGGCACCGGCTACGAGTTTGCCCATAACGACGACTACGACCGCACCATCAAAGAAATGGGCAATGCCACCTTGTTGTATGACGACGTCACCGGCTTCGAGTTGGAGGAGTTCGTCAAGCGCATCAGACCCGATCTGATCGGCTCCGGCATCAAGGAAAAGTACATCTTCCAAAAGATGGGCATCCCTTTCCGCCAGATGCACAGCTGGGACTACTCCGGTCCCTATCACGGCTACGACGGCTTTGCCATCTTCGCCCGCGACATGGACATGACGCTCAACAATCCGTGCTGGGGCCAACAGACCCCGCCGTGGAAAAAGCGCGCCGAAGCGGACGAAGTGAAAGCCGCCGCCTGA
- a CDS encoding 4Fe-4S dicluster domain-containing protein produces the protein MALKILQSECTSCGDCKPVCPTKSITDKGGIFKINPDTCTECAGEYDEPQCVSVCPGNDSTIVPLAA, from the coding sequence ATGGCGCTCAAGATTCTGCAATCCGAATGCACCTCCTGTGGAGACTGCAAGCCGGTATGCCCCACCAAATCGATCACCGACAAGGGCGGCATCTTCAAAATCAACCCGGACACCTGTACCGAATGCGCAGGCGAGTACGACGAGCCGCAATGCGTGTCGGTATGTCCGGGTAACGACAGCACCATCGTCCCACTTGCAGCCTGA
- a CDS encoding dinitrogenase iron-molybdenum cofactor biosynthesis protein: MNATAPTGSPVSRETALRIAMAARALPGVNLAAFVHALSERLGLPVTDDKLARMTVADLKAMLQGDEIVDPGVEGSALKAAVRYLWGEGLTDDAPVADPDIPQGEGALTVAVASNSGEQLDGHFGSCKRFLIYRVAEDGIWLAAVRAALQADGAEDRNAARAELLAGCQLVYVQSIGGPAAAKVVRAGVHPVKYPAGGAAREVLRPLQQVLGSPPPWLARALGRKAQSLARFSPAPKLEA; the protein is encoded by the coding sequence ATGAACGCCACCGCCCCCACAGGCAGCCCGGTTTCGCGCGAAACCGCGCTGCGTATCGCCATGGCCGCGCGCGCCCTGCCCGGCGTCAACCTCGCCGCTTTCGTGCATGCGCTGAGCGAGCGCCTTGGCCTGCCAGTCACCGACGACAAACTGGCGCGCATGACCGTGGCCGATCTGAAGGCGATGCTGCAAGGCGACGAAATCGTCGACCCCGGTGTAGAGGGCAGCGCACTGAAAGCCGCGGTGCGCTACTTGTGGGGCGAAGGTCTGACGGACGATGCGCCGGTGGCCGATCCCGACATCCCCCAGGGCGAAGGCGCGCTGACCGTGGCTGTGGCCTCCAACAGCGGTGAGCAGCTCGACGGTCACTTCGGCTCCTGCAAGCGCTTTCTGATCTACCGCGTGGCCGAAGACGGCATCTGGCTTGCTGCGGTGCGCGCCGCGCTGCAAGCCGACGGCGCCGAGGACCGCAATGCCGCACGCGCCGAACTTTTGGCCGGCTGCCAACTGGTATATGTGCAATCCATTGGCGGGCCGGCTGCGGCCAAGGTGGTGCGCGCCGGCGTGCATCCGGTGAAATATCCCGCCGGTGGCGCCGCCCGTGAGGTGTTGCGCCCATTGCAGCAGGTGCTGGGCAGCCCGCCCCCATGGCTGGCCCGCGCACTGGGCAGAAAAGCGCAGTCGCTGGCACGCTTTAGCCCAGCCCCCAAGCTCGAAGCATGA
- a CDS encoding nitrogen fixation protein NifQ, whose protein sequence is MLAPRMHRPSPARLALQAHLMAHAAGSTNDEIVAHMIAGWTLGEGMLPADLGLGAERFAGLVGRHFPGLRWRPKADLAPRPTLHPEFDDLLRMLTAEADAAVPSAKEMAVIVATGCMGADHLWQDLGLPSRRELSQLMAQNFPALAAANTGDMKWKKFLYRELCQREGIYVCASPSCEACTDYALCFGPEN, encoded by the coding sequence ATGCTTGCGCCCCGGATGCACCGTCCTTCGCCCGCCCGGCTTGCGCTGCAGGCGCACCTGATGGCGCACGCTGCAGGCAGCACCAACGATGAGATCGTTGCCCATATGATCGCCGGCTGGACGCTGGGCGAGGGCATGCTACCGGCCGATCTGGGCCTGGGCGCGGAGCGTTTTGCCGGCCTGGTCGGCCGCCATTTTCCGGGGCTGCGATGGCGTCCCAAGGCCGATCTAGCACCGCGTCCGACGTTGCATCCAGAGTTTGACGATCTGCTGCGGATGCTCACGGCCGAAGCCGATGCCGCCGTGCCGAGCGCCAAGGAGATGGCCGTGATCGTTGCCACCGGCTGCATGGGGGCCGACCATTTATGGCAAGACCTTGGCCTGCCGTCGCGGCGGGAGCTTTCGCAATTGATGGCGCAGAATTTTCCGGCGCTGGCTGCCGCCAACACCGGCGACATGAAGTGGAAAAAGTTTCTCTATCGAGAACTGTGCCAGCGCGAAGGCATTTACGTCTGTGCTTCGCCCAGTTGCGAGGCTTGCACCGACTATGCACTGTGTTTTGGGCCGGAAAATTGA
- a CDS encoding NAD(+)--dinitrogen-reductase ADP-D-ribosyltransferase, giving the protein MSAPPDMRLPVNRCNLPAEALASLAFQLAPVALELDGVCPLHRVLFDRLATVDDAKARARLFMQYMTAHFLLDDAPAQGWTPGARFDRSRLDYLRLLRGWLFDSEAREGAVLKGWVESRFGLLTGYHREPLGSGDSAARIVFERERAAGLYGTGALENQIDLLYAFSQHELARRHPGRAHLTLYRGVRGNEAIAPLARLADGRRLVLLNNLSAFSASRERAGEFGDRLIVCEVPLAKVLAFSGMLPGRLQGEDEYLVIGGVVAIGLTY; this is encoded by the coding sequence TTGAGTGCCCCGCCCGACATGCGGCTGCCGGTCAACCGCTGTAATTTGCCGGCCGAGGCTCTGGCCAGTCTGGCTTTCCAGCTCGCGCCGGTCGCGCTTGAATTGGACGGTGTATGTCCATTGCATCGGGTATTGTTCGATCGGTTGGCCACCGTCGACGATGCCAAGGCGCGTGCGCGGCTGTTCATGCAATACATGACCGCCCATTTTTTGCTCGATGACGCACCCGCCCAGGGTTGGACGCCGGGTGCGCGGTTCGATCGCAGCCGGCTCGATTACCTGCGTCTGCTGCGCGGCTGGTTGTTCGATTCCGAGGCGCGCGAAGGCGCGGTGCTGAAAGGTTGGGTGGAGTCCCGCTTTGGCCTGCTCACCGGATATCACCGCGAGCCTTTGGGTTCAGGCGACAGTGCCGCGCGCATCGTTTTCGAGCGCGAACGTGCGGCGGGTCTGTATGGAACCGGGGCGTTGGAAAACCAGATCGACCTGCTCTACGCGTTTAGCCAGCATGAGTTGGCGCGCCGCCACCCCGGACGAGCCCATCTGACGCTGTATCGCGGGGTTCGCGGCAACGAGGCGATTGCCCCGCTGGCGCGGCTGGCCGACGGTCGCCGGCTGGTGCTGTTGAATAATCTGAGCGCTTTTTCCGCCAGCCGCGAACGCGCCGGCGAATTCGGCGATCGGCTCATCGTATGTGAGGTGCCGCTTGCCAAGGTGTTGGCTTTCTCGGGCATGTTGCCGGGCCGATTGCAAGGCGAGGACGAATATCTGGTCATCGGCGGCGTGGTTGCCATCGGCTTGACCTACTGA
- the nifT gene encoding putative nitrogen fixation protein NifT, whose translation MANIMIRKTAEGGLSFYLPKRDLEDLIVSIEFDQADKWGGELKLANGGTYYVDPLNAQPKLPVSLRARRLDAPE comes from the coding sequence ATGGCCAACATCATGATCCGCAAGACCGCCGAAGGCGGACTGTCCTTCTACCTGCCCAAGCGCGACCTGGAGGACCTGATCGTTTCGATCGAATTCGATCAGGCCGACAAATGGGGGGGCGAGCTGAAGCTGGCCAACGGCGGCACCTACTACGTCGATCCACTGAACGCGCAGCCCAAGCTGCCGGTTTCGCTGCGTGCCAGGCGGCTCGACGCCCCGGAATGA
- the nifH gene encoding nitrogenase iron protein yields MAKLRQAAIYGKGGIGKSTTTQNLVAALAEAGKKVMIVGCDPKADSTRLILHSKAQNSVMELAAEAGSVEDLELEDVMSVGFGGVRCVESGGPEPGVGCAGRGVITAINFLEEEGAYDEDLDFVFYDVLGDVVCGGFAMPIRENKAQEIYIVVSGEMMAMYAANNIAKGIVKYANSGGVRLAGLICNSRKTDREDELIEALAAKLGTQMIHFVPRDNVVQHAEIRRMTVIEYDPTCKQADEYRALAQKIIHNTKFVIPTPCTMDELEELLMEFGIMEKEDESIIGKTAAEAAAA; encoded by the coding sequence ATGGCAAAACTGCGTCAAGCCGCTATCTACGGAAAAGGTGGCATCGGCAAGTCTACCACCACCCAGAACCTGGTCGCCGCGCTGGCCGAAGCCGGCAAGAAAGTGATGATCGTCGGCTGCGACCCGAAGGCCGACTCCACCCGTCTGATTCTGCACAGCAAGGCCCAGAACTCGGTCATGGAACTGGCCGCCGAGGCCGGCTCGGTAGAAGACCTCGAATTGGAAGACGTGATGTCGGTCGGCTTTGGCGGTGTGCGCTGTGTCGAATCCGGCGGCCCGGAGCCCGGCGTGGGCTGCGCCGGACGCGGTGTGATCACCGCGATCAACTTCCTGGAAGAGGAAGGCGCCTATGACGAGGATCTCGACTTCGTGTTCTATGACGTGCTGGGCGACGTGGTCTGCGGCGGTTTTGCCATGCCCATCCGCGAGAACAAGGCCCAGGAAATCTACATCGTGGTCTCCGGCGAGATGATGGCCATGTATGCCGCCAACAACATCGCCAAGGGCATCGTCAAGTACGCCAATTCCGGCGGTGTGCGTCTGGCCGGGCTGATCTGCAATTCACGCAAGACCGACCGCGAGGATGAGCTGATCGAAGCCTTGGCCGCCAAGCTGGGGACCCAGATGATCCACTTCGTGCCCCGCGACAATGTGGTGCAGCACGCCGAAATCCGCCGCATGACCGTGATCGAGTACGACCCGACTTGCAAGCAGGCCGACGAGTACCGCGCGCTGGCGCAGAAGATCATCCACAACACCAAGTTCGTCATCCCCACCCCGTGCACCATGGATGAACTGGAGGAGTTGTTGATGGAGTTCGGCATCATGGAGAAAGAAGACGAGTCGATCATCGGCAAAACCGCTGCCGAAGCGGCTGCCGCGTAA